A stretch of the Pseudoalteromonas phenolica genome encodes the following:
- a CDS encoding cytochrome d ubiquinol oxidase subunit II, translating into MFEQDTLAVIYAALMALAVLLYAILDGYDLGVGILLPTKNDHDADKMIASIGPFWDANETWLVLAIGLLLIAFPTAHSLVLKSLYIPCTFMLIGLILRGVAFDFRAKAIVDHKNAWDLAFKFGSLLAATSQGYMLGRYVMGFDESAWSYGFALLSAVGVAAAYTLIGAAWLVMKTEGELQQYAIKVCKRCVYVALVGIALVSGANLWLSPEIFLKWFSWPSMLLLLPLPIICFSCFVLIARKLSLLTTQPDHKAHHPFILSVTIFTLSFFGLAISFFPDIVPNHLTIWQAVAAAESLAFLLWGALLVVPTILAYTAYSYRVFWGKVDDLRYY; encoded by the coding sequence ATGTTTGAACAAGATACTTTAGCTGTTATTTATGCGGCATTGATGGCTTTGGCTGTTCTTTTGTACGCTATTCTTGATGGATATGATTTAGGTGTGGGCATTTTATTACCCACCAAAAACGACCATGATGCTGATAAAATGATCGCTTCGATCGGTCCATTTTGGGATGCCAATGAAACTTGGTTAGTTTTGGCTATTGGGTTGCTACTGATTGCATTCCCAACCGCTCACAGTTTAGTGCTAAAATCGCTGTATATTCCCTGTACCTTTATGCTGATTGGTTTGATTTTGCGTGGTGTTGCGTTTGATTTCAGAGCTAAAGCCATTGTGGATCATAAAAACGCATGGGATTTGGCCTTTAAGTTTGGGTCACTTCTGGCAGCTACATCACAGGGTTATATGTTAGGCCGCTATGTAATGGGGTTTGATGAGTCTGCCTGGTCTTATGGTTTTGCCCTTTTAAGTGCAGTGGGTGTGGCGGCTGCGTATACCTTAATCGGTGCGGCTTGGTTAGTGATGAAAACCGAAGGTGAGTTGCAGCAATATGCAATTAAAGTCTGCAAGCGCTGTGTGTATGTCGCATTAGTGGGTATCGCCCTCGTATCTGGCGCAAATTTGTGGCTATCGCCTGAGATCTTCTTGAAGTGGTTTAGCTGGCCGAGCATGTTGCTTTTATTACCGTTGCCGATTATCTGTTTCAGTTGTTTTGTATTAATTGCTCGAAAGCTATCGCTGCTAACAACCCAACCAGATCATAAAGCGCATCATCCGTTTATCTTGAGTGTGACCATTTTTACTTTGTCATTCTTTGGGTTAGCAATTAGCTTTTTTCCTGACATCGTGCCAAATCACCTCACTATCTGGCAGGCAGTGGCGGCGGCTGAATCATTGGCCTTTTTACTGTGGGGCGCATTACTTGTGGTACCAACAATCTTGGCCTACACCGCTTATTCGTATCGAGTATTTTGGGGCAAGGTTGACGACCTAAGATATTACTGA
- a CDS encoding winged helix-turn-helix domain-containing protein, translating to MRFQIDDKVLDTVTGIVSSVDSEHSIRAKTLQVLNYLIEHKSDIVSKQAVINAVWDDVVVQDQVLTQSIKEIRDLLGAKVIKTYSRKGYQWVAPLLPEIIQTESLQLNNLQNKIKARPVIDKSKVWIGASITVFLLLVMVFVFLFIRSEPPLKVAFLPVKNDVQDSIHNWVPLRGQEQLTLGLSQSSQLAVIESEHVLFAIERLNTQQRRAYQSGALYPLQEKLEADLIVATRLTGFPEDFQLHYQLQTPFGVEQGIEFASSVDDAFNQLVSKIAMRFDEYQPSSNDKSTSQFSNEAFARGVAKYLEQDFVAAKPLLQTALSTEPDLLAAKRYLAASYANSGQITEAIALLKDSINLAQTQGEQGRELLRAYLMIGYLQINWPQQTDRENELLSAEQYVEQAKQLAEQQNDELFIAYSHEELGKIKRLQGEFGASARHLTAALQYHKQFQGDYGQTAALIELAKVSNAQQNNALAEQYLQQAFEIATHSQAPANQIWVLLARADIARSQLLQSKAEQFAKKAQVIANHSDNPMLIARVDAWFNDSPVYTVN from the coding sequence ATGCGATTTCAGATAGACGACAAAGTGTTAGATACAGTAACAGGGATAGTTAGCAGCGTTGACTCTGAACATTCTATTCGCGCAAAAACCTTGCAGGTTCTTAATTACCTGATTGAGCATAAGAGCGATATTGTTAGCAAGCAGGCAGTTATAAACGCGGTTTGGGATGATGTTGTTGTTCAAGACCAAGTTTTAACTCAATCAATTAAAGAGATACGTGATTTACTTGGTGCAAAAGTAATAAAAACCTATTCTCGCAAGGGTTATCAGTGGGTTGCGCCTTTATTACCCGAAATTATTCAAACTGAATCACTTCAGCTAAATAATCTTCAAAATAAGATCAAAGCTAGGCCAGTTATAGATAAAAGCAAAGTTTGGATTGGTGCATCAATTACCGTTTTTTTGTTGCTTGTAATGGTCTTTGTGTTTTTATTTATTCGTTCAGAGCCACCTCTAAAAGTAGCATTTTTACCGGTGAAGAATGATGTGCAAGACAGTATTCACAATTGGGTGCCACTGCGTGGGCAGGAGCAATTAACACTTGGTCTAAGTCAATCAAGTCAATTAGCCGTCATAGAGAGCGAACATGTGCTTTTCGCGATCGAAAGGCTTAACACTCAACAAAGACGTGCTTATCAAAGTGGGGCGCTTTACCCTCTCCAAGAGAAGTTAGAAGCTGATTTAATCGTTGCCACTCGTTTAACGGGCTTCCCTGAAGATTTTCAGCTGCATTATCAATTACAAACGCCATTTGGTGTGGAGCAAGGTATTGAGTTCGCATCTTCTGTTGATGACGCGTTCAATCAATTAGTGAGCAAAATAGCAATGCGTTTCGATGAATATCAGCCTTCAAGTAATGATAAAAGTACCAGCCAATTTAGTAATGAAGCGTTTGCTAGAGGTGTTGCAAAATATTTAGAGCAAGATTTCGTTGCTGCAAAACCCTTGTTGCAAACTGCGTTAAGTACAGAGCCTGATTTATTGGCGGCCAAACGTTATTTGGCTGCGAGCTATGCAAACTCAGGGCAAATTACAGAGGCGATAGCGTTGCTTAAAGACAGTATTAATCTGGCTCAAACTCAAGGAGAGCAAGGTAGAGAGTTATTGCGCGCTTATTTAATGATTGGATATTTGCAAATAAATTGGCCACAGCAAACCGACAGAGAAAACGAATTGCTCAGTGCTGAGCAGTATGTTGAACAAGCGAAACAATTGGCTGAGCAGCAAAACGATGAGTTATTTATTGCGTATTCTCATGAAGAGCTTGGCAAAATCAAGCGTCTGCAAGGCGAGTTTGGCGCATCTGCACGCCATCTCACTGCAGCACTGCAATATCATAAGCAGTTTCAAGGTGATTATGGCCAAACTGCTGCGCTAATTGAATTAGCAAAGGTGTCAAATGCGCAGCAAAATAATGCGCTTGCAGAGCAATACTTACAACAAGCATTTGAAATCGCGACTCACTCACAAGCACCTGCAAACCAGATTTGGGTATTATTAGCTAGGGCTGATATTGCAAGGAGCCAGTTATTGCAAAGCAAAGCGGAACAGTTTGCGAAAAAGGCTCAGGTTATCGCCAATCACAGCGATAACCCTATGCTGATAGCGCGGGTTGATGCTTGGTTTAATGATTCACCGGTTTACACAGTTAATTAA
- a CDS encoding Rho-binding antiterminator produces the protein MISCDVHDYFEIVCMRKSQITITLCSDEKISGEASNIIADNKREEQLTIINKGLITAIKLIDIAKLEAHDNLVPEHNFITNISSPEK, from the coding sequence ATGATTAGCTGCGATGTACATGATTACTTTGAGATTGTCTGTATGAGAAAAAGTCAGATCACCATCACATTATGCTCAGATGAAAAAATATCAGGCGAAGCAAGTAATATAATCGCGGATAACAAAAGAGAAGAGCAGCTAACCATTATTAATAAAGGGCTTATCACTGCAATAAAGTTAATAGATATTGCTAAATTAGAAGCTCATGATAATCTTGTACCCGAACATAACTTCATTACAAATATAAGTTCACCAGAGAAGTAA
- a CDS encoding DASH family cryptochrome: MLKINTLYWFTHDLRLQDNLLLNNVCDFSDEMSFVYVLNESDFKANNFQQHAMGKQRLLFTLQAISNLALQLAARGHNLILLKGNPVSAISKLCEKLQINTLAVAHQVGVYERQWLKDIEQNTSVRLHSAWQHTLWHDTEVLSHPAYLNSFSKYRRFVEKQKTSEIAEPLTLKELFPPATKTALDFMSTEQVIGDILQSEGLNEESDTESLFQGGEYAASAHLKSYFDSTAPSTYKETRNELDGWQLSTKFSPYLAQGSLSPRQVWHAVEQYESNVTKNESTYWIKFELLWREYFQWLALYQGESLFSFKGQANSKPLTSFFPERFKKWCEGETPYPLVNACMKQLNHTGFMSNRGRQIVASCLVNELCLDWRYGAAYFQQQLLDYDVASNWGNWQYIAGVGVDPRGGRHFNIEKQHAQYDPHDVFVNHWLGKQDFQPLDSVDAADWPVATRAQ; this comes from the coding sequence TTGCTAAAGATAAACACTCTGTACTGGTTCACTCATGACCTAAGATTACAAGATAATCTATTACTGAATAATGTGTGTGATTTTTCAGATGAAATGTCGTTTGTTTATGTATTAAATGAGTCTGACTTCAAAGCTAACAACTTTCAGCAGCACGCAATGGGCAAGCAGCGTCTATTGTTTACCTTGCAAGCAATCTCAAATTTAGCATTACAGCTAGCCGCAAGAGGGCATAACTTAATACTTCTCAAAGGTAACCCTGTTTCGGCTATTAGCAAATTATGTGAGAAGCTACAAATTAACACACTAGCCGTCGCGCATCAGGTTGGCGTGTATGAAAGGCAATGGCTCAAAGATATTGAGCAAAACACGTCAGTTAGATTACACAGTGCGTGGCAACACACCCTTTGGCATGACACTGAGGTTTTAAGCCACCCAGCCTATCTAAATAGCTTTTCAAAATATCGCCGTTTTGTAGAAAAACAAAAAACGTCTGAGATTGCCGAGCCTTTAACGCTGAAGGAGCTGTTTCCGCCAGCGACAAAAACTGCATTAGATTTTATGAGTACAGAGCAGGTGATTGGCGACATTCTACAAAGTGAAGGGCTAAACGAAGAAAGCGATACCGAGTCATTATTTCAAGGTGGTGAGTATGCAGCATCAGCACACTTAAAAAGTTACTTTGATTCAACGGCACCAAGCACCTATAAAGAAACTCGAAATGAACTTGATGGCTGGCAACTGTCTACTAAATTTAGTCCATATCTTGCGCAAGGTAGTCTGTCACCTAGGCAGGTATGGCATGCAGTTGAGCAATATGAATCCAATGTAACCAAGAATGAATCAACCTATTGGATCAAGTTCGAATTACTCTGGCGCGAGTACTTCCAATGGTTGGCACTTTATCAAGGCGAAAGCTTGTTCTCATTTAAAGGGCAAGCGAATAGTAAGCCATTAACCAGCTTCTTCCCCGAACGGTTTAAAAAGTGGTGTGAAGGCGAAACTCCTTACCCACTGGTCAATGCTTGTATGAAGCAACTCAATCACACTGGATTCATGTCTAACCGCGGTAGACAAATTGTGGCTAGCTGTTTAGTAAACGAACTTTGTCTCGATTGGCGCTACGGCGCTGCATATTTTCAACAACAGTTACTCGATTATGATGTGGCATCTAATTGGGGAAATTGGCAATACATTGCTGGTGTCGGTGTTGATCCTCGTGGTGGTCGTCATTTCAATATCGAAAAGCAGCATGCTCAGTATGATCCTCATGATGTATTTGTAAATCATTGGCTTGGCAAACAGGATTTTCAACCACTCGACTCGGTTGATGCCGCTGATTGGCCCGTCGCTACGCGTGCACAGTAG
- a CDS encoding cryptochrome/deoxyribodipyrimidine photo-lyase family protein — protein sequence MAISVVWLKRDLRLTDHEPLLKAAQSGHAVLLVYCFEPMLLNDPHYKSRHWQFVLSSLKNIAERLPDGALYISFKDVQQTFAELHDKYTIAGLYSHQEIGLNNTFERDKLIASCCENAGITWHETPYGAVIRGLTHRKTWDEYWQKVMRAQTADADLNAVNWCVENEFADSVKKASTDEYPEWFSEAGEYQQGGEKAAKEVLDSFFDTRGQAYAYSVSSPILSQTHCSRLSPYLAWGNISLRQAYQAVLQNWQKKGWRRSLVAFTSRLHWHCHFIQKFESQSSMEFEPVNLGYTHLPRADKALAAERLNAWQQGKTGVPMVDACMRCLIETGYINFRMRAMLVSFLCHHLEVDWRQGAPYLASLFLDFEPGIHYSQMQMQAGVTGFNTIRIYSPVKQGLEKDPEGEFVKRWLPELNNIPAPLVHEPWQLSPMEQLMYGVELGKDYPDPIVDVAKSYKAAQDLLWKWRKRPEVRAQVGHLLARHVRPD from the coding sequence ATGGCGATTTCAGTCGTTTGGTTAAAACGAGATTTACGGCTCACCGATCACGAGCCTTTACTTAAAGCCGCGCAGTCAGGTCATGCTGTTTTGTTGGTGTATTGCTTTGAGCCCATGTTGCTCAATGACCCGCATTACAAATCTCGCCATTGGCAATTTGTTTTGTCGTCTTTAAAAAATATAGCTGAGCGCCTGCCAGATGGGGCGCTTTATATAAGTTTTAAAGACGTGCAACAAACTTTTGCAGAACTTCACGATAAATACACCATTGCTGGACTCTATTCTCATCAAGAAATTGGCTTAAACAACACCTTTGAGCGAGATAAGCTGATTGCATCTTGCTGCGAAAATGCAGGCATTACTTGGCATGAGACCCCATATGGCGCTGTAATTAGAGGGCTAACGCATCGCAAAACTTGGGACGAGTATTGGCAAAAAGTCATGCGGGCCCAGACCGCAGATGCAGACCTTAATGCAGTTAATTGGTGTGTTGAAAATGAATTTGCAGACAGCGTAAAAAAGGCTTCAACTGATGAATACCCTGAATGGTTTTCAGAAGCAGGAGAATACCAACAAGGTGGTGAAAAAGCTGCCAAAGAGGTTTTAGACTCCTTTTTTGATACACGAGGGCAAGCTTATGCTTACAGTGTTTCGAGCCCGATATTGAGCCAAACTCATTGCTCTAGACTCTCTCCCTATTTAGCTTGGGGGAATATCAGTTTAAGGCAAGCTTATCAAGCGGTGTTACAAAATTGGCAAAAAAAAGGCTGGCGCAGAAGTCTTGTTGCATTTACTTCTCGACTACATTGGCATTGTCATTTTATCCAAAAATTTGAAAGTCAAAGCTCGATGGAATTTGAACCGGTTAATTTGGGCTACACACATTTACCGCGCGCAGATAAAGCACTCGCAGCTGAGCGACTTAATGCATGGCAACAAGGAAAAACGGGTGTGCCTATGGTTGATGCGTGCATGCGTTGTTTAATCGAAACCGGGTACATCAACTTTAGAATGCGGGCAATGCTAGTAAGTTTTTTATGTCATCATCTAGAAGTGGATTGGCGCCAAGGTGCCCCTTATTTGGCCAGTCTTTTCTTAGATTTTGAACCAGGCATTCATTATAGCCAAATGCAGATGCAGGCTGGGGTAACTGGTTTTAATACCATACGTATTTATAGTCCAGTAAAACAAGGTCTTGAGAAAGACCCTGAGGGGGAATTTGTAAAACGTTGGCTACCTGAGCTTAACAATATCCCTGCACCATTAGTACATGAACCGTGGCAGCTTTCACCTATGGAGCAACTTATGTATGGCGTTGAACTTGGCAAGGATTACCCAGACCCTATTGTTGATGTTGCAAAAAGCTACAAAGCAGCCCAAGACTTATTATGGAAGTGGCGCAAGCGCCCCGAAGTTCGTGCTCAAGTTGGTCACTTACTTGCCCGCCATGTAAGGCCTGATTAA
- a CDS encoding DUF2256 domain-containing protein yields the protein MKKSELPTKLCPVCERPFTWRKKWQRDWENVKYCSRRCAGNKGKQDKELV from the coding sequence ATGAAGAAAAGCGAATTACCGACCAAACTTTGTCCTGTATGTGAGCGACCTTTTACATGGCGTAAAAAATGGCAGCGTGATTGGGAAAATGTGAAATATTGCTCTAGACGCTGTGCGGGCAATAAAGGCAAACAAGATAAGGAGTTGGTATGA
- a CDS encoding cryptochrome/photolyase family protein, translating into MNNQYQTLRLVLGDQLNASHSWYQDKSEDVLYVMAELHQEATYTVHHIQKVQAFFAAMQGFAAGLKQAGFHVLHLTLDDTAEFKNLPEMLTHLIKKFGIQQFEYQLADEARLRTQMSEFCQSLEIKTMGFEAEHFYVSDQELGQYFKVNKKHRLEHFYRTLRARFDILMRNGEPEGGQWNYDKDNREKLKKQDLSDVPQPLLFANDVTEINERIARHNIKTMGKGDNTLLWPINRKQSVELLNFFCEVCLPNFGRFQDAMTGQLKGLGEDLGWSLYHSRISFALNSKILSPKQVVDTAIHYYRQSNGKINLAQIEGFVRQILGWREFVRGIYWANMPNYATLNHLDTTRVLPSWFWDANTKMNCQHHAISQSLDYAYAHHIQRLMITGNFCLIAGIHPDEVDAWYLGVYIDAIEWVEMPNTRGMSQFADGGIVGSKAYAASGNYVKKMSDYCSSCTYKVTETVGSNACPLNSLYWHFMHRNQEKLGNNPRTAMVFKNWLKKTDEQRAAVLNQAETYLENINNI; encoded by the coding sequence ATGAATAATCAGTATCAAACACTCAGATTAGTATTAGGCGATCAACTCAATGCCAGTCACAGCTGGTATCAAGATAAAAGCGAAGATGTATTGTACGTAATGGCGGAATTACACCAAGAAGCCACTTATACGGTGCATCACATTCAAAAAGTACAGGCGTTTTTTGCTGCTATGCAAGGGTTTGCAGCAGGCTTAAAGCAAGCAGGGTTTCACGTTCTGCATTTAACATTAGACGACACTGCAGAGTTTAAAAACTTACCAGAAATGCTAACTCATTTAATTAAAAAGTTCGGTATACAGCAATTTGAGTATCAGCTTGCTGATGAAGCAAGGCTTCGTACTCAAATGAGCGAGTTTTGCCAAAGCCTAGAAATCAAAACCATGGGCTTTGAAGCCGAGCACTTTTACGTGAGTGACCAAGAGCTAGGACAATACTTTAAAGTCAACAAAAAGCACCGCTTAGAACACTTTTATCGTACTTTGCGTGCACGTTTCGATATTTTAATGCGAAATGGTGAGCCTGAAGGTGGGCAATGGAATTATGATAAAGACAATCGTGAGAAGCTTAAAAAACAAGATTTAAGTGACGTACCGCAACCTTTGTTATTTGCCAATGATGTCACTGAAATCAACGAGCGGATCGCTCGGCACAATATAAAAACAATGGGGAAAGGTGATAACACTTTACTCTGGCCTATAAATCGCAAGCAGTCTGTTGAGCTTCTGAACTTTTTTTGTGAAGTATGCTTGCCAAACTTTGGCCGTTTTCAAGATGCTATGACGGGACAATTAAAAGGTCTGGGTGAAGACCTAGGCTGGAGTTTGTACCACAGTCGAATTTCATTTGCCCTAAACAGTAAAATTTTGTCGCCGAAGCAGGTGGTTGATACCGCGATACATTACTATCGACAATCAAATGGTAAAATCAATTTGGCGCAAATAGAAGGCTTTGTCAGACAAATACTTGGCTGGAGAGAGTTCGTAAGAGGAATCTACTGGGCAAATATGCCTAACTACGCAACATTGAACCATTTAGACACAACACGTGTGCTACCAAGTTGGTTTTGGGATGCGAATACCAAAATGAATTGCCAACATCATGCAATCAGTCAATCACTTGATTATGCCTATGCGCATCATATTCAGCGGTTAATGATCACAGGTAATTTTTGTTTGATCGCAGGTATTCACCCTGATGAGGTAGATGCTTGGTATTTGGGCGTGTATATCGATGCCATTGAATGGGTAGAGATGCCGAATACTCGAGGCATGAGCCAGTTTGCTGATGGTGGTATCGTCGGCTCCAAAGCTTATGCTGCAAGCGGAAACTATGTGAAGAAAATGAGTGACTATTGTTCGAGTTGTACTTACAAAGTGACTGAAACAGTGGGGAGCAATGCTTGCCCATTAAATTCACTGTATTGGCACTTTATGCATCGGAACCAAGAAAAGCTAGGCAACAACCCACGTACAGCTATGGTATTTAAAAACTGGCTTAAAAAAACCGATGAGCAAAGGGCTGCGGTACTTAATCAAGCAGAAACCTACTTAGAAAATATTAATAATATTTAA
- a CDS encoding response regulator yields the protein MKVLVVDDSLATREIIKRTLQQFEYRKLFVRCAQNVSEAMKLLESWQPDIVLTDWYMPEQTGLELLAAIRSNDTELPVGVISTIDEKEKILEAQSAGCNFFLSKPFTDKQLTTQLQPIVEALEQQEFLTEQAVPLKEGLPLPKTEQLERLMKKNISEDLILRPIKAQQFDESKLPSVMAVYAERSTQKIRVIMVLDIYAVCVLASSCQIIDKAEALKAIHHNEVHPDIMKACKEALDKTAYAFLDNQSRMSLYVRSCKFVSQTHPKIEQIYNYPLNSRIDLSCEREGMAQGKVLIVGV from the coding sequence GTGAAGGTTCTGGTTGTCGATGACAGTTTAGCAACACGAGAGATCATTAAGCGTACTCTACAACAGTTTGAATATCGTAAACTGTTTGTTCGCTGTGCTCAGAATGTGTCTGAAGCCATGAAATTGTTAGAAAGTTGGCAGCCTGATATTGTCTTAACTGATTGGTATATGCCTGAGCAAACAGGTCTTGAGTTGTTAGCCGCCATTCGAAGTAACGATACTGAACTGCCCGTTGGCGTCATTTCTACCATTGATGAAAAAGAAAAAATTCTTGAAGCCCAAAGCGCTGGGTGTAATTTTTTCTTATCAAAACCCTTCACAGACAAACAATTAACTACCCAGCTACAACCTATTGTCGAAGCATTAGAGCAACAAGAATTTTTAACAGAACAGGCTGTGCCACTTAAAGAAGGTTTACCTTTACCTAAAACCGAGCAGCTTGAACGCTTAATGAAAAAGAATATCAGTGAAGATCTGATTTTAAGACCAATTAAAGCTCAACAGTTCGATGAATCAAAACTACCAAGTGTAATGGCAGTTTACGCTGAGCGTTCTACCCAAAAAATACGGGTGATCATGGTATTAGATATTTATGCTGTATGTGTTTTAGCCAGTAGCTGTCAAATTATTGATAAAGCAGAGGCACTGAAAGCAATTCATCACAACGAAGTACACCCAGATATTATGAAGGCCTGTAAAGAAGCCTTAGACAAAACCGCTTATGCATTTTTAGATAATCAAAGCCGCATGAGTTTGTATGTAAGGAGTTGCAAATTCGTCTCTCAAACTCACCCTAAAATTGAGCAAATTTATAATTATCCGCTCAATAGTCGCATTGACTTAAGTTGCGAACGCGAAGGTATGGCACAAGGTAAAGTGCTGATCGTAGGCGTTTGA